TCGAGTTGGGGATCGGGCGCGGCTTCGTGGCCCACGATTACGAGGTGCTGGGCGTGAACTACGCAGACGCCCAGGAGCGCCTGATGGAGAGCATCCAGGTCATCCTGAAAGCCTGGTCCAATCGCTCCTTCAGCCACGCCGGTCCGTACTATCAGCTCGAAGAGATGGAGCTGTGGCCTCGACCGGAGCAGCGACCCCACCCACCCATCTGGATGGCCGCGTCCAACTCGCCCAAGAGCTTCGAGTACATCGGCACCCAGGGCTACCGCCTCCTCACGATCGGCTACCTCAAGCCCATCGCGGCGCTGGCGGAGCTGACGCGGATCTACCGCGAAACGTGGGCCGCGGCTGGTCGGGCTGAGCCGCCCACCATCGGCACCCACTACCACGTCGTCGTCGCCGAGGACCGCGCGGAGGCGCGCGGGATTGCCGAGAGCGGACTGCGCGAGCACGTGCGCTTGAACCGTGCCTCCCAGTACCTCTCGAAGCTCCCGGCAGCGCCGTCCAACGCCGGCATCGACATCGAGCAGCTCGTCGACGAGG
This window of the Chloroflexota bacterium genome carries:
- a CDS encoding LLM class flavin-dependent oxidoreductase, with the protein product HHFHQYGGMMPALSTMLAAVSQHTTRVRLGTSVVVLPLHHPLEVAEQLAVLDLLSGGRVELGIGRGFVAHDYEVLGVNYADAQERLMESIQVILKAWSNRSFSHAGPYYQLEEMELWPRPEQRPHPPIWMAASNSPKSFEYIGTQGYRLLTIGYLKPIAALAELTRIYRETWAAAGRAEPPTIGTHYHVVVAEDRAEARGIAESGLREHVRLNRASQYLSKLPAAPSNAGIDIEQLVDEGRLIAGDPDDCARSLRRMAEEIGCTEAHCLFQFGDVPFAVANRSMELFAAEVMPRVQQAELARVSNGTS